Proteins from a single region of Paraglaciecola sp. T6c:
- a CDS encoding substrate-binding periplasmic protein → MMPNTKSPWMLLCLFWIGFSHASEQETLIVGCQDIDYYPRYNFNLADDKGYAWAVLEAFSKSSGHQFEYRAYPIKRLQRELADGNIAFVYPDNAGWQSLHQKIDSHKLLSEPLIAASSGTIVLEKREFNPIEKFSSLAVPHGFTPEHWLEVIAQKRLNLLEVDTPIAALNLVLKDRVDGADIEYHVARYLLTQSGQQNKAKLAKNLPHGPVTFHLSTIERRDVIEQLNAFIASIQALMTRLRIEYQL, encoded by the coding sequence ATGATGCCAAACACCAAAAGCCCTTGGATGTTACTCTGCCTTTTTTGGATTGGTTTCAGTCACGCTTCAGAGCAAGAAACCTTAATAGTCGGTTGCCAAGATATCGACTATTATCCACGTTATAATTTTAACTTAGCGGATGACAAAGGCTACGCATGGGCTGTTTTAGAAGCCTTCTCTAAAAGCAGCGGCCATCAATTTGAGTATCGCGCTTATCCCATTAAACGTTTGCAGCGTGAACTTGCAGATGGAAATATAGCATTCGTCTATCCTGATAACGCCGGTTGGCAATCTTTGCACCAAAAGATTGACTCTCATAAGCTATTAAGCGAGCCATTAATAGCCGCAAGCAGCGGTACTATCGTGCTAGAAAAGCGCGAGTTTAACCCAATCGAAAAATTCAGCTCACTCGCAGTCCCCCATGGGTTTACACCTGAGCACTGGCTTGAAGTCATAGCTCAAAAGCGCTTAAATTTATTAGAAGTTGATACACCAATTGCAGCACTCAATTTAGTGCTCAAAGACCGAGTAGACGGCGCGGATATCGAATATCATGTTGCCCGCTATTTACTGACCCAGTCTGGGCAACAGAACAAGGCAAAACTTGCCAAAAACTTGCCCCATGGCCCAGTAACCTTTCATTTGTCTACCATCGAGCGGCGAGACGTTATTGAGCAGTTAAATGCCTTTATTGCGTCAATCCAAGCGCTGATGACACGGCTTCGTATTGAATATCAGCTATAG
- a CDS encoding benzoate/H(+) symporter BenE family transporter, which translates to MKDLFRDLSFSAISAGFIAVLVGFASAVAIVFQAAQAAGASHNMIVSWVWALGVGMGVGCLGLSWYYRRPIIIVWSTPGAALLATSLAGVSIENAIGIFLFVALLTLVTGISGWFDNLTKRIPMPLASAMLAGILLQFGLAIFSSFTLEPMLVGLMILSYFMAKRVAPRFSILLVLVTGVLYAQYADMFDMSAIDVSAARPVWVSPTFDLSLLIGVGLPLFIVTMTSQNLPGMAVLKGSGYTEQPISPIITTSGALNLVLAPFGGFSFNLAAITAAICTSEEAHADPAKRYIAGISAGVFNIVAGLGATVVVSLFAAFPVALISTLAGLALLGTIGASLVNSVYDPKYRDAAVLTFLVTASGVSFFDIASAFWGLVVGMLTLLFSVKTKSDTHAKQQK; encoded by the coding sequence ATGAAAGATTTATTTCGCGATCTGAGTTTTTCCGCCATTAGCGCTGGCTTTATTGCCGTGTTAGTGGGATTTGCCAGTGCTGTGGCCATAGTGTTTCAGGCCGCCCAAGCCGCTGGCGCCTCTCACAACATGATAGTGAGTTGGGTGTGGGCGCTAGGTGTAGGTATGGGCGTTGGCTGCTTGGGGTTATCATGGTATTACCGTCGGCCGATCATAATAGTGTGGTCGACACCTGGCGCTGCATTGCTGGCGACGAGCCTTGCAGGAGTGAGTATCGAAAATGCCATTGGGATCTTTCTTTTTGTCGCGCTTTTAACCTTAGTAACGGGTATTTCAGGATGGTTCGACAATCTGACGAAACGCATTCCGATGCCGTTAGCCAGCGCTATGTTAGCGGGTATTCTATTGCAATTTGGCCTCGCCATTTTTAGCTCTTTTACTCTCGAGCCTATGCTCGTTGGCCTTATGATACTCAGTTACTTTATGGCTAAAAGAGTGGCCCCTCGTTTTAGTATTTTGCTGGTTTTAGTCACTGGCGTGTTGTATGCCCAATACGCTGATATGTTTGATATGAGTGCGATAGATGTATCCGCAGCCAGGCCTGTTTGGGTATCGCCAACATTCGATTTATCACTCTTGATCGGCGTGGGCTTGCCCTTGTTTATTGTCACTATGACCTCGCAAAATTTGCCCGGCATGGCCGTTTTAAAAGGCAGTGGCTACACCGAGCAACCAATATCCCCTATTATCACCACCAGCGGGGCGCTTAATTTAGTACTAGCCCCCTTTGGTGGTTTCAGCTTTAACCTAGCGGCAATTACCGCCGCTATTTGTACCAGTGAGGAAGCCCATGCCGATCCTGCCAAGCGCTACATTGCAGGTATATCGGCAGGGGTCTTCAATATAGTTGCAGGATTAGGTGCCACCGTGGTGGTCAGTTTATTTGCGGCATTTCCAGTTGCGCTAATATCAACCTTAGCCGGCCTTGCTTTGCTGGGTACAATAGGCGCAAGCCTCGTTAACTCAGTATACGATCCTAAGTATCGCGACGCGGCCGTATTGACCTTTTTGGTGACCGCTTCGGGCGTATCATTTTTCGATATCGCATCTGCATTTTGGGGACTAGTGGTGGGTATGCTGACATTGCTCTTTAGCGTAAAAACTAAATCTGACACACACGCTAAGCAGCAAAAATAA
- a CDS encoding phosphotransferase family protein: MSDITSTNVANAQPQNDQAGTVRQGEELNLESLSPWIAKQIVGLNGVPKVTQYAGGASNWTYCLAYSNPAGVDTEVILRRGPAGTKAKGAHDMGREHKLQAALKPVYQYVPEMLAHCADESIIGAEFYVMEKLNGIIPRKNMPKNLHLSASDTRKLCENALDSLIELHQVDYKAAELSHIAKGEGYTQRQIDGWIGRYQKARTWNVPKANYICDWLKANIPNDEHICLTHNDFRFDNLVLDAQEPTRIIGVLDWELATLGDPLMDLGNSLAYWVQTDDDKLAKSTRRQPTHLPGMYSRQEVIEYYLDKTGLKADNFAFYEVYGLFRLAAIAQQIYYRYHHKQTNNPAFKNIWIFVHYLMWQCRKAIKGKR, encoded by the coding sequence ATGAGCGATATAACAAGCACCAACGTCGCTAATGCCCAGCCTCAAAATGATCAAGCAGGCACAGTGCGCCAAGGCGAGGAGCTCAATCTTGAGTCCCTCTCCCCTTGGATTGCCAAGCAAATTGTAGGGCTAAATGGCGTGCCAAAGGTAACTCAGTATGCAGGTGGTGCATCGAACTGGACATACTGCTTGGCCTATAGCAATCCAGCAGGCGTGGACACAGAAGTTATCTTGCGCCGTGGCCCTGCCGGCACCAAAGCTAAAGGTGCTCACGATATGGGCCGCGAACACAAACTGCAAGCCGCCTTAAAACCGGTGTACCAATATGTGCCAGAAATGCTCGCTCACTGTGCAGATGAATCCATCATAGGAGCTGAATTTTATGTAATGGAAAAGCTTAACGGCATCATTCCGCGCAAAAATATGCCTAAAAATTTACACCTATCCGCCAGCGACACGCGAAAGTTATGCGAAAATGCCTTAGACAGCCTAATTGAATTGCATCAGGTTGATTATAAGGCGGCAGAGCTAAGCCATATTGCGAAGGGCGAAGGTTATACCCAACGCCAAATTGATGGCTGGATTGGCCGTTACCAAAAAGCGCGCACGTGGAACGTCCCTAAAGCGAACTATATCTGTGATTGGCTAAAGGCAAACATCCCTAATGACGAGCATATATGCCTGACCCATAATGACTTTCGCTTCGACAACTTAGTACTCGACGCACAAGAGCCCACACGTATTATTGGTGTACTCGATTGGGAACTCGCCACCCTGGGTGACCCTCTGATGGATTTGGGCAACAGTTTAGCCTATTGGGTACAAACAGATGATGACAAACTCGCCAAATCAACCCGCCGTCAACCTACTCACCTGCCCGGTATGTATTCTCGCCAAGAAGTCATCGAGTACTATTTAGATAAAACCGGTTTGAAGGCTGATAACTTCGCATTTTATGAGGTATACGGATTGTTTAGATTGGCCGCCATCGCCCAGCAAATTTATTATCGTTACCATCACAAACAAACCAATAATCCAGCCTTTAAAAACATATGGATTTTTGTACATTATTTGATGTGGCAATGCCGCAAAGCGATAAAGGGAAAACGTTAG
- a CDS encoding LysR family transcriptional regulator, which yields MADIHALKKLDLNLLKVFESLYVEQNMTRTADALHITPSAVSHSIKRLRECLGDPLFQRSNNRMLPTPACQRMAPLIIDNLTRLRQIMQHWGEFQPLTSEHHFRIGMHYALEPSILPALTERLALLAPKVTFSSVRVDRITLTRDLGAGHIDLALDVALPIKSPVLHQKLIDDEFCVLVRKDHPLRDRLTKDAYFNAEHIGVSNRSSGASVEDLLFQQQGLSRKVVIRCQNYFSAKGMVACSNHLLTVPRRIAEHLKQDDVQLVSLPVNIADISTHLYWHKNTEQDSALSWLRALFDGIFIN from the coding sequence ATGGCTGACATTCACGCTCTTAAAAAACTCGATTTGAACTTGTTAAAAGTTTTTGAAAGTTTGTATGTAGAACAGAATATGACCCGTACCGCAGACGCTTTGCACATTACGCCCTCTGCGGTGAGCCACTCCATTAAGCGTTTACGCGAATGTCTAGGAGACCCGCTATTTCAGCGGAGTAACAATCGTATGCTGCCCACGCCAGCCTGCCAACGAATGGCTCCGCTGATCATCGATAACCTGACCCGATTACGCCAAATAATGCAGCACTGGGGAGAGTTTCAGCCGTTAACCAGTGAGCACCATTTTAGAATTGGTATGCATTACGCGTTAGAGCCTAGCATCTTGCCAGCACTGACTGAGCGACTCGCTTTGCTGGCACCGAAAGTGACGTTTTCTAGCGTCAGGGTCGATCGCATTACCTTAACGCGGGATCTGGGCGCTGGCCATATCGATTTAGCATTAGACGTTGCTTTGCCGATAAAGTCCCCTGTATTGCACCAAAAACTGATAGACGATGAATTTTGTGTCTTAGTGCGTAAAGACCATCCCTTAAGAGATCGCTTAACCAAGGACGCTTACTTTAATGCCGAACACATAGGGGTATCGAATCGTTCAAGTGGCGCATCAGTTGAAGATTTACTCTTTCAACAACAAGGCTTGTCACGCAAAGTCGTGATCCGCTGTCAGAACTATTTTTCTGCGAAGGGCATGGTCGCCTGCTCTAATCATTTACTGACGGTACCGCGCAGAATTGCTGAGCATCTTAAGCAAGATGATGTGCAACTGGTCAGTTTGCCCGTCAACATAGCTGATATTTCCACGCACCTTTACTGGCATAAAAACACTGAGCAGGATTCTGCTCTCTCATGGCTAAGAGCATTATTTGACGGAATTTTTATAAATTAG
- a CDS encoding GntR family transcriptional regulator, which yields MHNVKTQNLYQQLKQDIVCGKLPEKTALKQVKLAEQYGVSRIPIRDALQRLKNEGWLVAHGKSSVMLRPLNAHDAEDLYLMRLQLEPMLFAHALMNINFETLGKARDILQQLQMTSPDDILLNGELNWQFHRCLYLPASRPVLFDTVAQMHLLCARYIGFQETTLDHFSHSQQEHESLLNAISEKQYEMADTILKEHIRSAGEKLVQYLSTRP from the coding sequence ATGCATAACGTAAAGACACAAAATCTATATCAGCAGTTGAAGCAGGATATTGTTTGCGGCAAGTTGCCTGAAAAAACCGCGCTTAAGCAGGTCAAGCTTGCTGAGCAATATGGGGTGAGTCGTATTCCCATACGTGATGCACTGCAACGCTTGAAAAATGAAGGTTGGTTAGTGGCACATGGCAAGTCCAGTGTGATGTTGCGACCGCTTAACGCCCACGACGCAGAGGATTTGTATCTAATGCGTTTGCAGCTCGAACCGATGTTATTCGCCCACGCTCTCATGAATATTAACTTCGAAACGCTGGGTAAAGCGCGGGATATATTGCAGCAACTACAAATGACCTCCCCCGACGATATATTGTTAAACGGAGAGTTAAACTGGCAGTTCCATCGCTGTTTGTATTTACCTGCTAGTCGCCCTGTGCTGTTTGATACGGTGGCACAAATGCACTTGCTATGTGCCAGATACATTGGCTTTCAAGAAACCACGCTGGATCATTTTTCCCATAGTCAACAAGAACACGAGTCGTTACTAAATGCGATTAGTGAAAAACAGTACGAAATGGCCGATACAATTCTTAAGGAGCATATTCGTAGTGCCGGTGAAAAATTAGTCCAGTACTTATCTACGAGGCCGTGA
- a CDS encoding SDR family oxidoreductase: protein MTRKNIVITGASSGLGKGMAIEFAKMGRNLGLCARRVERLDELKTELLAINPDINVFIRPLDVDDHAQVFEVIKGFAADMGSLDRVIVNAGMGKGASVGTGYFHANKQTAVTNFVSALAQCEVSMEIFREQNAGHLVTISSVSAVRGARRAMTVYAATKAALTSMTEGIRIDVMNTPIKVTTIHPGFIQSEINEKVKTVPFIVDTETGCKAMVKAIEKEVDSSFVPTWPWALFRYIARIAPLSVLAKMS from the coding sequence ATGACAAGAAAGAATATCGTTATTACCGGTGCTAGTTCTGGCCTAGGAAAAGGCATGGCCATTGAATTTGCTAAAATGGGCCGAAACTTAGGTCTGTGTGCCCGCCGCGTAGAACGTCTAGACGAACTAAAAACCGAATTACTGGCGATTAACCCTGATATCAATGTCTTCATTCGCCCTTTAGACGTGGACGATCATGCACAAGTGTTTGAAGTCATTAAAGGGTTTGCCGCAGATATGGGCTCCTTAGACAGAGTAATAGTTAACGCTGGCATGGGCAAAGGTGCCTCGGTAGGTACGGGGTATTTTCATGCCAATAAACAAACCGCGGTAACTAACTTTGTTTCCGCACTGGCACAGTGCGAAGTCAGCATGGAGATTTTCCGTGAACAAAATGCGGGTCACTTAGTTACCATTTCATCGGTCAGTGCCGTTCGCGGTGCGCGCCGAGCGATGACGGTGTACGCGGCGACTAAAGCCGCGCTTACCTCCATGACCGAAGGTATTCGCATCGATGTTATGAACACCCCCATTAAAGTCACGACAATTCACCCTGGGTTTATTCAAAGTGAGATAAACGAGAAAGTGAAAACGGTGCCGTTTATCGTCGATACTGAGACCGGCTGTAAAGCCATGGTTAAGGCCATTGAAAAAGAAGTCGATAGCAGCTTTGTGCCAACGTGGCCTTGGGCACTATTTCGCTACATTGCTCGTATTGCACCGCTCAGCGTATTGGCAAAAATGAGTTAG
- a CDS encoding acyl-CoA dehydrogenase family protein, which produces MDFAHSEKTQDYIARVKAFMDQHVYPVEEQIYRETEELNPTGDWTKWQMHPFIEPLKKKAQQAGLWNLFLPDDELGQGLTTLEYAPLAEEMGRVLFASEIFNCNAPDTGNMEVLYHFGNEQQKDQWLKPLLAGEIRSVFGMTEPDVASSDATNMQATVEVDGDELVLNGKKWWSTGLGHPNAKVTIFMALSNPENNKHSQHSMVIVPLDTPGIEIKRMLSAYGDFDAPSGHGEMHFTNVRVPKENLLVGLGQGFAIAQGRLGPGRIHHCMRSIGAAEKALELAMKRSMSRSAFGKPLLKLGGNGERIAQARIAIHQARLMTLHAAWKIDEVGVKNAMTEISAIKVAVPKMLQDVVDMSVQLHGGAGMSSDFPLARFAAGARALRLADGPDEVHMGMVTRLELKKYT; this is translated from the coding sequence ATGGATTTTGCTCATAGTGAAAAAACTCAAGATTATATTGCCCGCGTAAAAGCATTTATGGATCAACATGTTTACCCAGTAGAAGAGCAGATTTATCGTGAAACGGAAGAATTAAACCCCACAGGCGACTGGACGAAGTGGCAGATGCATCCTTTTATCGAACCACTTAAAAAGAAAGCGCAACAAGCCGGTTTGTGGAATCTTTTTTTACCAGACGATGAGTTAGGCCAAGGCCTGACTACCTTAGAATACGCACCGTTAGCTGAAGAAATGGGCCGCGTGTTATTCGCCTCTGAAATATTTAACTGTAATGCCCCTGATACCGGCAATATGGAAGTGCTTTACCATTTTGGCAACGAGCAGCAAAAAGACCAATGGCTTAAGCCATTACTGGCAGGCGAAATTCGCTCAGTGTTTGGTATGACTGAGCCAGATGTTGCTTCATCAGATGCCACGAACATGCAAGCCACAGTAGAAGTGGATGGCGATGAATTGGTACTAAACGGTAAAAAGTGGTGGTCAACAGGTTTAGGTCACCCGAATGCCAAAGTGACTATTTTTATGGCGTTATCAAACCCAGAGAATAACAAGCACAGCCAACACAGTATGGTGATTGTGCCGCTTGATACCCCAGGTATTGAAATTAAACGCATGCTCAGTGCCTATGGTGATTTTGATGCGCCTTCAGGTCACGGTGAAATGCACTTTACCAACGTACGCGTACCAAAAGAAAACTTACTGGTGGGGTTAGGTCAAGGTTTTGCAATCGCACAGGGCCGCCTAGGACCGGGCCGTATTCACCATTGTATGCGTTCCATCGGCGCGGCTGAAAAAGCGTTAGAACTTGCTATGAAACGCAGTATGAGCCGCAGTGCATTTGGTAAGCCTCTACTTAAACTTGGTGGTAACGGCGAACGTATCGCTCAAGCCCGTATCGCTATTCATCAAGCGCGCTTAATGACACTGCATGCCGCATGGAAAATCGACGAAGTCGGCGTTAAAAATGCCATGACTGAGATTTCTGCAATTAAAGTGGCTGTGCCTAAAATGTTGCAGGACGTGGTTGATATGTCAGTACAACTGCACGGCGGTGCAGGCATGAGCAGTGATTTCCCACTGGCTCGTTTTGCAGCAGGCGCCCGAGCACTGCGTTTAGCCGATGGTCCTGATGAAGTGCATATGGGCATGGTAACTCGCTTAGAACTGAAGAAATACACCTAG
- a CDS encoding histidine phosphatase family protein, protein MASIYLIRHGQASFGKDDYDCLSDVGHQQATHLGADLARKGISFDNVFRGDMLRHQQTAEACLHAMHAPAPIVANMTVNSDWNEYDHQDILAQLDPDFATPNGVKRYLSQQEKPNHALQSLVNNAFSRWISNDFAEQYTESWPAYQKRIQQALQSTVAQAQDSKHIAVFSSGGPIAFLSQMLLKVPANNLMGLNWTLVNAGVTKIIASKHGLVLSSLNDHSAFEGHNRHLITYK, encoded by the coding sequence ATGGCCAGTATTTATTTGATCCGTCATGGGCAAGCCTCATTTGGCAAAGATGACTACGATTGTTTATCTGACGTTGGTCATCAACAAGCGACTCATTTGGGGGCGGATTTAGCCCGAAAAGGTATCTCTTTCGATAACGTCTTTCGTGGCGACATGTTGCGCCATCAACAAACGGCTGAAGCCTGTTTGCACGCCATGCACGCGCCGGCGCCAATTGTCGCGAATATGACAGTTAATTCAGACTGGAACGAATATGATCACCAAGATATCTTGGCGCAACTGGATCCAGACTTTGCTACGCCAAATGGTGTAAAGCGCTATCTGTCTCAACAGGAAAAGCCTAACCACGCATTGCAAAGCCTCGTTAATAACGCGTTTTCCAGATGGATAAGTAATGATTTTGCCGAGCAATATACTGAGTCATGGCCCGCTTATCAGAAACGTATTCAGCAAGCCTTGCAAAGTACAGTTGCACAAGCCCAAGATTCGAAACACATTGCCGTATTCAGCTCAGGCGGCCCCATTGCATTTTTAAGCCAAATGCTCCTCAAGGTGCCTGCAAATAATTTGATGGGCTTGAACTGGACATTGGTCAATGCGGGGGTCACTAAAATCATTGCCAGCAAGCATGGGCTGGTATTATCAAGTTTAAATGATCATTCCGCGTTTGAGGGCCACAACCGCCATCTCATCACGTACAAATAA
- a CDS encoding bile acid:sodium symporter family protein, translating into MTESYLTQYIAPLVLAFIMFGMGLSLTRNDFQQLWRAPLPIVVGLFGQMMLLPALAYALAITFDLAPNLAIGIMILAACPGGTSSNIISQLARANLALSVSLTAISSLICVLTTPLIIQFAVVQFGQQEEQSFSLLTTTLGLILITLLPVFIGIIIRHYFAQKALRCEPFFRHLASAFLLLMIVAIVIQERDTLTSSFAAVFSSALTLNLLAIMTGIGLGLLFKFTPKDSITLGIEVGVQNSAMAILIAITFLQRADYAVAPGVYGVTMYIGAFLLVLLAKKYR; encoded by the coding sequence ATGACTGAATCCTACTTAACACAATACATAGCTCCCCTTGTTTTGGCGTTTATCATGTTTGGCATGGGGCTAAGCTTAACTAGAAATGACTTTCAGCAGTTATGGCGCGCTCCGTTGCCGATAGTGGTTGGCTTGTTCGGCCAAATGATGCTGTTACCCGCACTGGCTTATGCACTGGCAATCACGTTTGATTTGGCCCCTAATTTAGCCATTGGCATTATGATCCTAGCTGCCTGTCCAGGCGGCACGAGTTCAAATATAATTAGTCAGCTGGCCAGAGCAAACCTAGCGTTGTCGGTTAGCCTGACGGCCATTAGCTCACTCATATGCGTGCTCACTACCCCGCTTATTATCCAATTCGCTGTTGTGCAATTTGGCCAGCAAGAAGAACAATCTTTCTCTCTTCTTACTACCACTCTAGGGCTAATATTGATTACCTTATTACCCGTGTTCATCGGTATTATTATTCGTCATTATTTTGCTCAAAAAGCCCTTCGTTGCGAGCCGTTCTTTCGTCACTTGGCCAGTGCCTTTTTGCTCCTCATGATTGTTGCCATTGTTATTCAAGAAAGAGATACCCTGACCTCTTCTTTCGCAGCGGTATTTTCAAGTGCACTGACCTTAAACCTGCTGGCAATCATGACGGGCATCGGTTTAGGTTTATTGTTCAAATTTACACCTAAAGATAGCATCACGCTGGGTATTGAAGTGGGCGTGCAAAATTCGGCCATGGCAATCCTTATCGCGATTACTTTTTTGCAACGAGCTGATTATGCTGTTGCCCCTGGGGTATATGGCGTGACTATGTATATCGGAGCATTTTTACTGGTTCTGTTGGCTAAGAAATACCGCTAA
- a CDS encoding ammonium transporter, whose amino-acid sequence MQDVTSATELLVQSSNTYFLLIGAIMVFAMHAGFAFLEVGTVRHKNQVNALVKIITDFGVSCVAYFFIGYWVAYDTTFYSSASELTTNNGYDLVKFFFLMTFAAAIPAIISGGIAERAKFNPFLLASAVIVALVYPFFEGIVWNGNYGVQDWIEQTTGAQFHDFAGSVVVHGIGGWLALVAVFFLGLRNGRVKDKKLIAFAPSNIPFLALGTWILCIGWFGFNVMSAQTLDGISGLVAMNSLMAMAGGIIAAWLFGKNDPGFVHNGPLAGLVAICAGSDIVHPIGALAIGVVAGWLFVTLFTFIQKSKKLDDVLGVWPLHGLCGAWGGIAAGIFGSESLGGLGGVSIAAQAMGTIGGILVALIGGVIVYGLINAITGLRLTEEEEYNGADLTIHRIGSTNDD is encoded by the coding sequence TCATAGGCGCTATCATGGTTTTTGCCATGCACGCGGGCTTTGCTTTTTTAGAAGTGGGTACCGTACGTCATAAAAATCAGGTCAATGCATTAGTTAAGATCATCACGGATTTTGGTGTGTCTTGTGTTGCTTATTTTTTCATTGGTTATTGGGTCGCTTACGACACCACTTTTTACAGCAGCGCGAGCGAGCTAACCACCAACAACGGTTACGACCTCGTTAAGTTTTTCTTCTTGATGACGTTTGCCGCTGCCATTCCGGCCATTATTTCAGGCGGTATTGCTGAGCGTGCCAAGTTTAACCCATTCTTACTGGCATCTGCGGTCATCGTTGCCTTAGTGTATCCCTTCTTTGAAGGCATAGTGTGGAACGGCAATTACGGCGTGCAAGATTGGATAGAGCAAACAACCGGCGCCCAATTCCATGACTTTGCAGGCTCAGTGGTTGTGCATGGTATCGGCGGTTGGTTAGCCCTGGTGGCGGTATTCTTCTTAGGTTTGCGTAATGGACGTGTTAAAGACAAAAAGCTTATCGCTTTTGCCCCGTCTAACATTCCTTTTCTAGCCCTCGGAACATGGATTTTATGTATTGGTTGGTTTGGCTTTAACGTCATGTCAGCACAAACCCTTGATGGCATCAGCGGCTTAGTGGCCATGAACTCTCTTATGGCCATGGCCGGTGGTATTATTGCCGCTTGGTTATTTGGCAAAAATGATCCTGGTTTTGTTCACAATGGCCCCCTTGCTGGCCTAGTGGCTATCTGCGCGGGCTCGGATATTGTGCATCCGATTGGTGCACTGGCCATTGGTGTAGTAGCAGGATGGCTATTTGTTACCTTGTTTACCTTTATACAAAAAAGTAAGAAATTAGATGATGTGCTGGGTGTTTGGCCATTACACGGTCTGTGTGGTGCATGGGGCGGTATCGCAGCTGGGATTTTTGGCAGCGAAAGTCTAGGCGGATTAGGCGGCGTTAGTATAGCGGCTCAAGCGATGGGCACTATAGGGGGGATTCTTGTCGCCCTCATAGGCGGGGTGATTGTTTACGGCTTAATTAACGCCATCACAGGGCTGCGTTTAACAGAAGAAGAAGAGTACAACGGCGCCGATTTAACCATTCACCGTATTGGCTCAACCAACGACGACTAA